A single window of Streptomyces aquilus DNA harbors:
- a CDS encoding ROK family transcriptional regulator encodes MTARPENAHQARLLRLLRDNGANSRAQLGDLVDLSRSKLAVEVDRLLETGLVVADGLAPSRGGRRSHNIRLNPGLRFLGVDIGATSVDVAVTNAELEILGHLNQPMDVREGPVAVFEQVLSMAAKLKATGLAEGFDGAGIGVPGPVRFPEGVPVAPPIMPGWDGFPVREALSQELGCPVMVDNDVNLMAMGEQHAGVARSVGDFLCVKIGTGIGCGIVVGGGVHRGVTGSAGDIGHIQAVPDGRPCACGNRGCLEAHFSGAALAEDAEQAAREGRSAYLATRLETAGSLTAADVSAAAAAGDTVALELIREGGKRLGQVVAGLVSFFNPGLVVIGGGVTGLGHTLLASVRTQVYRQSLPLATGNLPIVLGELGPVAGAIGAARLISDHVFSPA; translated from the coding sequence ATGACTGCTCGGCCTGAGAACGCCCATCAGGCGCGGCTGCTGCGTCTGCTGCGTGACAACGGGGCCAACTCCCGCGCCCAGCTGGGCGACCTGGTGGACCTGTCCCGTTCGAAGCTGGCCGTCGAGGTGGACCGGCTGCTGGAGACCGGACTGGTGGTCGCGGACGGGCTGGCCCCGTCCCGCGGTGGCCGCCGGTCGCACAACATCCGGCTCAACCCGGGGCTGCGGTTCCTCGGTGTCGACATCGGTGCGACCTCGGTCGATGTCGCCGTCACCAACGCGGAGCTGGAGATCCTCGGCCATCTCAACCAGCCCATGGACGTCCGTGAGGGCCCGGTCGCGGTCTTCGAGCAAGTCCTGTCCATGGCGGCGAAGTTGAAGGCGACCGGGCTGGCGGAGGGTTTCGACGGTGCCGGTATCGGTGTGCCGGGGCCGGTCCGCTTCCCGGAGGGTGTGCCGGTCGCGCCGCCGATCATGCCGGGCTGGGACGGTTTCCCGGTGCGGGAGGCGCTCAGTCAGGAGCTGGGCTGTCCGGTGATGGTCGACAACGACGTGAACCTGATGGCGATGGGGGAGCAGCACGCGGGTGTCGCCCGTTCCGTGGGTGATTTCCTGTGCGTGAAGATCGGTACCGGTATCGGCTGCGGCATCGTGGTCGGCGGGGGTGTCCATCGGGGTGTCACCGGCAGCGCCGGGGACATCGGGCACATCCAGGCCGTCCCGGACGGACGGCCCTGCGCCTGCGGCAACCGGGGCTGCCTGGAAGCCCACTTCAGCGGGGCCGCGCTGGCCGAGGACGCGGAACAGGCCGCCCGCGAGGGCCGGTCGGCGTATCTCGCCACCCGGCTGGAGACCGCGGGAAGCCTGACCGCCGCGGATGTGTCGGCCGCCGCCGCGGCGGGAGACACCGTGGCGCTGGAACTCATCCGGGAAGGCGGCAAACGTCTGGGACAGGTCGTCGCCGGACTCGTCAGTTTCTTCAACCCCGGTCTGGTGGTCATCGGCGGAGGTGTGACCGGACTGGGTCACACGTTGCTGGCCAGTGTCCGGACCCAGGTGTACCGGCAGTCCCTGCCGCTGGCCACGGGCAACCTGCCGATCGTACTGGGTGAGTTGGGGCCGGTGGCCGGAGCCATCGGCGCGGCCCGGCTCATCAGCGACCACGTCTTCTCGCCGGCCTGA
- a CDS encoding sugar ABC transporter ATP-binding protein — MAPQPPLLTMSGITKSFPGVRALDGVDLEVEAGEVHCLLGQNGAGKSTLIKVLAGAHQPDDGEITWRGEPVTLGSPIAAMRLGIATIYQELDLIEGLSVAENVFLGHEPTSAGFVVRGAAARTATAQLLQRLGHSEIEPARLVGELSAAQQQIVSMARALSHEVRLIVMDEPSAALDPEEVDNLFRIVADLTAEGVAVIYISHRLEEIRRIGDRVTVLKEGRSVAGGLPAESTPTNEVVALMTGRNVEYVFPERPAAGFAAQREPVLRVEGLTRRGEFAPVDLELRPGEIVGLAGLVGSGRSEILETIYGARKPDAGRVLVDGSPLRPGSVRAAVRAGIGLAPEERKAQALLMLESVSSNVSVSTLSRFARAGWIDRRGERAATHQAVRELSLRPDNPDTAIRTLSGGNQQKAVLARWLLRGCKVLLLDEPTRGVDIGARAELYAVIRRLADEGLAVLLVSSEVPEVLGLADRVLVLREGSVVHTADARELDEHRVLDLVMEGSPTS; from the coding sequence ATGGCACCACAACCACCCCTGCTCACCATGTCCGGCATCACCAAGTCCTTCCCGGGTGTCCGCGCCCTGGACGGCGTGGACCTCGAAGTCGAGGCCGGTGAAGTCCACTGCCTCCTCGGCCAGAACGGCGCCGGCAAGTCCACGCTGATCAAGGTGCTCGCCGGAGCCCACCAGCCCGACGACGGTGAGATCACCTGGCGGGGCGAGCCCGTCACCCTGGGGTCACCGATCGCCGCCATGCGCCTCGGAATCGCCACCATCTACCAGGAACTCGACCTGATCGAGGGCCTGTCCGTCGCCGAGAACGTCTTCCTCGGACACGAACCCACCTCCGCCGGATTCGTCGTGCGCGGCGCCGCCGCCCGCACCGCGACCGCGCAGCTGCTGCAACGTCTCGGGCACTCGGAGATCGAACCCGCCCGGCTCGTCGGCGAGTTGTCCGCGGCCCAGCAGCAGATCGTCTCCATGGCCCGCGCCCTCTCCCACGAGGTGCGGTTGATCGTCATGGACGAGCCGTCGGCGGCGCTCGACCCCGAAGAGGTCGACAACCTCTTCAGGATCGTGGCCGATCTCACCGCCGAAGGCGTCGCCGTCATCTACATCTCGCACCGCCTGGAGGAGATCCGCCGCATCGGCGACCGGGTCACCGTCCTCAAGGAGGGCCGGTCGGTCGCGGGCGGCCTGCCCGCCGAGTCGACCCCGACGAACGAGGTCGTGGCCCTGATGACCGGGCGGAACGTCGAGTACGTCTTCCCCGAACGCCCCGCGGCCGGGTTCGCCGCGCAGCGGGAACCGGTGCTGAGGGTCGAAGGGCTCACCCGGCGAGGGGAGTTCGCGCCCGTCGACCTGGAGTTGCGGCCCGGGGAGATCGTCGGCCTTGCCGGACTCGTCGGGTCGGGGCGCAGCGAGATCCTGGAGACCATCTACGGGGCCCGCAAACCCGACGCAGGCCGGGTGCTCGTCGACGGCAGCCCCCTGCGACCCGGGAGCGTACGTGCCGCCGTACGCGCCGGCATCGGGCTCGCGCCCGAGGAACGCAAGGCACAGGCCCTGCTGATGCTGGAGTCCGTCAGCAGCAACGTCTCGGTCTCCACCCTGTCCCGGTTCGCCCGCGCGGGCTGGATCGACCGGCGCGGCGAACGCGCCGCGACCCACCAGGCGGTCCGCGAACTGTCCCTGCGGCCGGACAACCCCGACACCGCGATCAGGACCCTGTCCGGCGGCAACCAGCAGAAGGCGGTGCTCGCCCGCTGGCTGCTGCGCGGCTGCAAGGTCCTGCTGCTGGACGAGCCGACCAGGGGCGTCGACATCGGCGCCCGGGCCGAGCTCTACGCCGTGATCCGCCGGCTGGCCGACGAGGGCCTGGCCGTACTCCTCGTGTCCAGCGAGGTGCCCGAGGTCCTGGGCCTCGCCGACCGGGTGCTCGTGCTCCGCGAAGGCAGCGTCGTCCACACGGCGGACGCCCGGGAGCTCGACGAGCACCGCGTACTCGATCTTGTGATGGAAGGGAGCCCGACGTCATGA